The following coding sequences are from one Ornithodoros turicata isolate Travis chromosome 1, ASM3712646v1, whole genome shotgun sequence window:
- the LOC135378417 gene encoding uncharacterized protein LOC135378417, which yields MKAAAILCGFTLVTIAHAGFLGGGGSGGGFGGGGGFGGGQYGGGGGHGGGIGGGFGGGHHGGGGGGGVSYLVRTVSKTVGGGGGGGHGGYGGGGFSGGHGGAGLGGGYGGGFSGGHGGAGLGGGYGGGFSGGYGGGAGVGGGAAKVFIIKEAGGAGGVGGGYGGAGGFGGVHGGGFGGGHGGGLGGGYGGGFGGGVGGGYGGHHGGGWQ from the exons ATGAAGGCAGCG GCAATTCTTTGCGGTTTCACTCTCGTCACAATTGCGCATGCCGGCTTCCTTGGCGGAGGCGGGAGCGGAGGCGGATTTGGCGGAGGCGGTGGTTTTGGAGGTGGACAGTACGGAGGTGGTGGAGGCCATGGTGGTGGCATTGGAGGGGGATTCGGTGGTGGTCACCACGGgggaggaggtggtggtggtgtatcgTATCTCGTAAGGACCGTCAGTAAGACCGTTGGCGGAGGTGGAGGTGGAGGCCATGGCGGTTATGGCGGAGGAGGTTTCTCTGGAGGCCACGGCGGCGCCGGTCTCGGAGGCGGTTATGGAGGAGGTTTCTCTGGCGGCCACGGTGGCGCCGGCCTCGGTGGCGGTTATGGAGGGGGTTTCTCCGGTGGATATGGTGGTGGCGCTGGCGTTGGCGGAGGTGCCGCTAAGGTCTTCATTATCAAGGAGGCTGGAGGCGCCGGAGGCGTTGGAGGAGGATACGGCGGAGCTGGAGGCTTCGGCGGTGTCCACGGCGGTGGTTTCGGAGGAGGACACGGCGGTGGACTTGGAGGTGGCTACGGTGGCGGATTTGGAGGTGGAGTAGGAGGTGGTTATGGCGGACACCACGGCGGCGGATGGCAGTAA